A part of Cannabis sativa cultivar Pink pepper isolate KNU-18-1 chromosome 6, ASM2916894v1, whole genome shotgun sequence genomic DNA contains:
- the LOC115695490 gene encoding uncharacterized protein LOC115695490 → METKLSVGSISKFRNAFKFPNGTEVPRIGLSGGLLFLWNSNVNVTIINYGRHFVDCYIALLDGPTCHFSGFYGSPVVAQRKFTWGLLKKLKDSAPLLPWLIMGDFNEIISHTDKSDHRALMVTTQPLSSITAQKFKSRFRFERLWLHEDDYSTIIANNWHNSLANLTSQLLQNLADFATNLQSWHRVKFGDLPKKIKISQDKIAALHNSYDTSRSHFEELKSTNTRNNTNTIKELLDDQGVLHTTQQGIGSIVENYFQNIFSTAGFDAEAVQHVLHTVSCTISADINRSLLAPYTREDVFNALSSMSDDSSPGLDGMSVMFYTNYWHIVGDLVSQTVLEVLNNGADPSCFNQTLITLIPKVKKLNSMSKLRPISLCNVLYKLVSKAIVIRIKPYLSMVISESESTFLQSRLITDNVLVAFELLHSLKHLNRGKEGYAAIKLDMSKAFDVSARLVLCRANQKSAMAIKRSLAYYCRASGQSLNVEKSVLSFSLNTLLAIQQHVQQAETKKCFFGEIKDKLWNLLSAWQEKLFSIGGKEVLLKAVAQSIATYAMSCFKLSKSLIGQIETMCNKFWWGSNSSSSGINWKTWKALTQSKPGITSFRPLVFNGTNINMKVADLINNDRQWDHYKLSLLFLESDVTKIISLPLTLTSQQDQLIWHHDSHGFYTVKSGYKLATDLEEQQPNGSSIQAQQWWQKFWKMKVPSKIRIFLSRAIHDCLPVADILHYRHISDTDRCSLCNRTKETISLALFFCKRAKKVWQTSAFNIVDLFPPEMKLMEFFLHISSCWSSLLLEQFATILWSIWTERIKEKHGTKPKPYDVLLYFALSYLEDYHSATQPSAPTTSTTSTALSSTGDSAVSWINPPSGRLKLNTDAAINARNQMSGFGAVLMNSSGDIIAAMSCPFKGCFKPDIMEALALMHCLQ, encoded by the exons atggAGACTAAGCTTAGTGTAGGTTCTATTTCTAAATTTCGCAATGCCTTTAAATTTCCTAATGGTACAGAGGTCCCTAGAATAGGTCTTAGTGGTGGTTTGCTTTTTCTTTGGAATTCTAATGTAAATGTAACTATTATAAATTATGGAAGGCACTTTGTTGATTGTTACATAGCTCTTCTTGATGGGCCTACTTGTCACTTCTCTGGTTTTTACGGATCTCCTGTTGTTGCACAAAGGAAATTCACTTGGGGACTTTTAAAGAAGCTTAAAGACTCGGCCCCTTTACTGCCTTGGCTTATCATGGGAGATTTTAATGAGATTATTTCCCACACAGATAAG TCAGATCACAGGGCCCTCATGGTTACTACTCAACCTCTTTCGTCTATTACTGCACAAAaattcaaatctagatttagaTTTGAAAGGCTATGGCTCCATGAAGATGATTATTCTACCATTATTGCAAATAACTGGCATAATTCTTTGGCAAACCTGACTTCACAATTGCTGCAAAATCTTGCAGATTTTGCCACCAACTTGCAATCTTGGCATAGAGTTAAATTTGGAGACTTACCAAAAAAGATCAAGATCTCTCAAGACAAAATTGCTGCTCTTCACAACTCATATGACACTAGTAGATCTCATTTTGAAGAACTAAAATCAA CTAATACAAGGAATAACACCAACACAATCAAAGAACTTCTCGATGACCAAGGCGTTTTACATACTACACAGCAGGGAATTGGTTCGATTGTTgagaattattttcaaaatatattctcTACTGCTGGTTTTGATGCTGAAGCAGTACAACATGTTTTACACACAGTGTCGTGCACCATATCAGCTGATATTAACAGATCGTTACTGGCGCCATACACTCGTGAGGATGTTTTTAATGCTTTATCTTCTATGAGCGATGATAGCAGCCCTGGGCTTGACGGAATGTCGGTCATGTTCTACACTAATTATTGGCATATTGTGGGTGATTTGGTGTCCCAAACTGTCCTTGAAGTGCTGAATAATGGTGCGGATCCTTCTTGCTTCAATCAAACTCTAATTACTTTGATCCCTAAAGTCAAGAAGCTGAATTCAATGTCCAAGCTACGACCCATCAGCCTCTGTAATGTGTTGTACAAATTAGTTTCTAAAGCAATTGTGATTCGAATAAAACCTTATCTGTCAATGGTTATATCCGAATCTGAAAGTACTTTCCTCCAATCAAGGCTCATTACGGATAACGTTTTGGTTGCTTTTGAACTCCTCcactccttaaaacacttaaacaGAGGCAAGGAAGGATATGCAGCCATTAAGCTTGACATGAGCAAAGCTTTCGATGTATCAGCACG CCTTGTTCTCTGCCGTGCTAATCAAAAATCTGCCATGGCTATCAAGCGATCACTTGCTTATTATTGCAGAGCATCAGGACAAAGTCTCAATGTTGAAAAGTCggttctctctttttctctgaaTACTCTTCTTGCGATCCAGCAGCATGTACAGCAG GCAGAGACAAAAAAATGCTTTTTTGGTGAAATTAAGGATAAGCTTTGGAATTTATTATCAGCTTGGCAAGAGAAGCTCTTCTCCATTGGCGGCAAAGAAGTTTTACTCAAAGCGGTGGCGCAATCCATCGCAACTTACGCTATGAGCTGTTTTAAACTCTCCAAATCTCTTATTGGTCAGATTGAAACCATGTGCAACAAATTTTGGTGGGGTTCTAACTCCTCCTCATCGGGTATAAATTGGAAAACATGGAAGGCTCTAACACAATCAAAG CCTGGAATCACTTCATTTAGGCCGCTGGTTTTCAATGGGACAAATATCAATATGAAGGTTGCTgatcttataaataatgatAGACAATGGGACCATTACAAGCTTTCCTTGCTCTTTCTTGAATCGGATGTCACCAAAATAATAAGCTTGCCATTAACACTCACTTCTCAGCAAGATCAACTCATATGGCATCATGATTCTCATGGGTTCTATACGGTTAAATCGGGGTACAAGCTTGCTACAGATTTGGAAGAACAACAACCGAATGGCAGCAGTATTCAAGCTCAGCAATGGTGGCAAAAGTTTTGGAAAATGAAAGTGCCATCAAAGATTAGAATTTTCTTATCGCGTGCTATTCATGATTGTCTCCCAGTTGCGGACATCCTTCACTATCGACACATTTCGGATACCGATCGCTGCTCTTTGTGTAACAGAACTAAAGAAACCATCTCTCTTGCTCTCTTTTTCTGCAAAAGGGCCAAGAAAGTTTGGCAAACTTCAGCCTTCAATATCGTTGATCTGTTTCCACCAGAAATGAAATTGATGgaattttttcttcatatttcatCCTGCTGGTCTTCTCTGCTGCTTGAACAATTTGCTACTATTTTATGGAGCATTTGGACAGAAAGGATTAAAGAGAAACATGGTACGAAACCAAAACCATATGATGTTCTCCTTTATTTTGCACTCTCTTACTTGGAGGATTATCACTCTGCTACACAACCATCAGCACCTACGACATCAACAACTTCTACTGCACTTTCTTCAACAGGCGATTCGGCAGTCTCTTGGATCAATCCTCCTTCGGGTCGCCTGAAACTGAACACAGACGCTGCTATCAACGCAAGGAATCAAATGTCTGGGTTTGGTGCTGTTCTTATGAATAGCTCTGGTGATATTATTGCAGCAATGTCTTGCCCCTTCAAAGGTTGTTTTAAGCCTGACATTATGGAAGCCTTAGCTCTAATGCATTGTCTACAGTGA